Proteins found in one Thalassophryne amazonica chromosome 1, fThaAma1.1, whole genome shotgun sequence genomic segment:
- the LOC117517580 gene encoding zinc finger BED domain-containing protein 1-like — translation MASGGGEELENPPASFKSHVWAYFGFPVTYNDDGRRVVGKTITVCRHCGTRKPYESGNTSSMAAHLKRHHPGMLAPASGSKMSAAHQPLITSAFKHPLAAESDRAKAITNAIGVFIAADIRPYSVAQNKGFKHLLNVLEPRYEIPSCTHFSEKIVPSLYEQEKLRIVTELSQAPSVALTTDRWTSRGTESYITVTAHYITENWEMRSPVLQTRPLYESHTSSNLAQVLTEAVAEWKIERPNTNIPVTTNNAKNQINAVNEAGLGLQIGCFAHVINLASQKGIILNKMDRILGRIRKVVSYFHRSTTAAHVLKTKQEMLQLPTHKLIHDVTTRWNSTYDMMERYLEQQAAIYSALTYKSLKKNVKDIVTLSDDDVKVAEEVLQVLKPLKMVTTLLSTESRPSVSMILPLKTRIMQSMAPSEEDSAITRDVKIAINEDLKPRYTSPPTLQDYLHGSTALDPRFKSLSHLDPAISQRTYNDLISEIGRVAEPTGAGLDTPPPPKKSAIVELFGETFASKNVSKTFTDTMKEEMTSYQTASGIPVNDDPLTWW, via the exons ATGGCTAGCGGAggaggagaggagcttgaaaacCCCCCTGCATCATTTAAATCGCATGTATGGGCGTATTTCGGCTTCCCTGTCACATACAATGATGATGGACGAAGGGTGGTTGGTAAAACAATTACGGTATGTCGGCATTGTGGCACGAGAAAGCCGTATGAGAGTGGAAATACATCCAGCATGGCAGCGCATTTGAAGCGGCATCATCCTGGCATGCTAGCTCCGGCGTCAGGATCCAAGATGAGTGCTGCACATCAACCACTAATCACATCGGCATTTAAACACCCTTTAGCAGCAGAATCTGACAGGGCCAAAGCTATAACAAACGCTATCGGAGTATTTATAGCTGCAGACATAAGGCCATACTCCGTTGCGCAAAACAAGGGGTTTAAACATCTGCTTAATGTGCTTGAGCCACGTTATGAAATTCCCTCATGCACCCACTTCAGTGAAAAGATTGTGCCAAGTCTGTATGAGCAGGAAAAGTTAAGAATTGTTACGGAACTGTCCCAGGCTCCTTCTGTTGCGCTCACCACAGACAGGTGGACCTCCAGAGGAACAGAAAGTTATATAACTGTGACCGCTCACTATATCACAGAGAACTGGGAGATGCGAAGCCCTGTGCTGCAGACACGCCCCCTCTATGAGAGCCACACAAGCTCCAATCTAGCGCAGGTACTGACAGAAGCCGTGGCAGAGTGGAAGATAGAGAGACCCAATACAAATATCCCAGTCACAACAAATAATGCTAAAAATCAGATAAATGCAGTGAATGAGGCAGGACTGGGTCTGCAAATAGGGTGCTTTGCACATGTGATAAATTTAGCATCCCAAAAGGGAATCATATTGAATAAGATGGACCGCATCCTTGGGAGGATTAGGAAGGTGGTTTCCTACTTTCACCGAAGCACAACAGCTGCACATGTGCTTAAGACCAAGCAAGAAATGTTACAGCTGCCTACTCATAAACTCATACATGATGTCACAACAAGGTGGAACTCCACTTATGATATGATGGAGCGTTATCTTGAGCAGCAGGCAGCTATATACTCTGCATTGACATACAAGAGCCTAAAGAAAAATGTTAAAGACATTGTAACCTTGTCTGATGATGATGTGAAAGTGGCTGAGGAGGTCCTCCAGGTGCTCAAACCCCTAAAAATGGTTACAACTCTGTTAAGCACTGAAAGCAGACCATCTGTCTCCATGATCCTACCTCTAAAAACAAGGATTATGCAATCCATGGCCCCTAGTGAGGAAGACAGTGCAATCACAAGAGATGTTAAGATTGCCATTAACGAGGACCTAAAGCCCAGATACACTTCGCCCCCAACTCTGCAGGACTACCTTCACGGATCTACTGCACTAGATCCAAGGTTCAAGTCCCTGTCCCACCTAGACCCTGCCATATCCCAAAGGACATACAATGACCTCATCAGTGAGATC GGTAGAGTTGCAGAGCCAACCGGAGCAGGCTTGGACACACCTCCTCCACCAAAGAAGTCTGCCATAGTGGAGCTTTTTGGAGAGACCTTTGCAAGCAAGAATGTCAGTAAGACTTTTACTGACACCATGAAAGAGGAGATGACATCCTACCAGACAGCAAGCGGCATTCCAGTGAATGATGATCCACTGACATGGTGGTAA